A portion of the Manihot esculenta cultivar AM560-2 chromosome 2, M.esculenta_v8, whole genome shotgun sequence genome contains these proteins:
- the LOC110609565 gene encoding cytochrome P450 84A1, protein MEALLQALQPLPLTVFLIIPSLIVLGLISRLRRRKPYPPGPRGLPIIGNLLMMDHLTHRGLAKLAKEYGGLFHLRIGNIHKMVVSSPEMARQVLQVQDNIFSNRPATIAISYLTYDRADMAFAHYGPFWRQMRKLCVMKLFSRKRAESWESVRDEVDCMVKTVVAEKGKPVNVGELIFTLTMNIIYRAAFGSKNEGKDEFIRILQEFSRLFGAFNIADFIPWLGWMDPNGLKLNSRLAKARKSLDRFIDLIIDEHMQKKKEGNVSDDNITDMVDDLLAFYSDEPKVNESDDLQNSFKLTRENIKAIIMDVMFGGTETVASAIEWALAELMRTPEELKKVQQELADVVGLERRVEESDFDKLTYLKCTLKETLRLHPPIPLLLHETAEDTEVAGYYIPAKSRVIINAYAIGRDKNSWEDPDTFRPSRFLKDGVPDFKGNNFEFIPFGSGRRSCPGMQLGLYALDLAVAHLLHCFTWQLPDGMKPSELDMSDMFGLTAPRATRLIAVPNPRLLCPL, encoded by the exons ATGGAAGCTCTTCTCCAAGCTCTGCAACCTTTACCCCTCACTGTTTTCCTTATTATTCCTTCACTAATCGTACTAGGTCTTATCTCTCGCCTTCGTCGACGAAAGCCATATCCTCCAGGGCCTAGAGGCTTGCCAATTATAGGTAACCTTCTCATGATGGACCACTTAACCCACCGGGGTCTAGCTAAACTAGCTAAAGAATATGGTGGCCTCTTCCATCTTCGCATAGGAAACATTCACAAGATGGTTGTTTCTTCTCCTGAGATGGCTCGCCAAGTTCTTCAAGTCCAAGATAATATTTTCTCTAATAGACCTGCCACCATAGCCATCAGCTATCTTACATACGATCGTGCAGATATGGCCTTCGCCCACTACGGCCCTTTCTGGCGCCAGATGCGCAAGCTCTGCGTCATGAAGCTTTTCAGCCGTAAACGGGCTGAATCATGGGAGTCTGTAAGGGATGAGGTTGATTGTATGGTTAAAACCGTTGTGGCCGAAAAAGGGAAGCCAGTGAATGTTGGAGAGTTGATTTTTACGCTAACCATGAATATTATTTATAGGGCTGCTTTCGGTTCCAAGAATGAAGGAAAAGACGAGTTTATTCGGATTTTGCAGGAATTCTCCAGGCTTTTTGGTGCATTCAACATTGCTGATTTCATTCCTTGGCTTGGATGGATGGACCCAAATGGCCTCAAACTCAATTCTAGACTTGCCAAGGCTCGTAAATCACTGGACAGATTTATCGACTTGATCATCGACGAACACATGCAGAAAAAGAAGGAAGGTAATGTCTCCGATGACAATATCACTGATATGGTGGATGATTTGCTAGCTTTCTACAGCGATGAGCCTAAAGTTAACGAATCAGACGATCTTCAGAACTCCTTCAAACTAACTCGAGAGAACATCAAAGCTATTATCATG GACGTAATGTTTGGTGGGACCGAGACGGTGGCATCGGCAATAGAGTGGGCCCTCGCGGAGTTGATGAGAACTCCAGAAGAATTGAAAAAGGTCCAGCAAGAGCTTGCCGACGTGGTGGGTCTAGAGCGGCGCGTGGAGGAGTCTGATTTTGACAAGCTGACTTACCTAAAATGCACACTGAAAGAAACTTTAAGGCTTCATCCACCTATCCCACTCCTCTTGCATGAGACGGCCGAGGATACAGAGGtcgccggatattacattccgGCGAAGTCTCGGGTCATCATCAATGCATATGCTATTGGAAGGGACAAGAACTCATGGGAGGACCCTGATACTTTCAGGCCATCCAGGTTCTTGAAAGATGGAGTCCCTGACTTCAAAGGAAATAACTTTGAGTTCATTCCATTCGGATCGGGCCGGAGATCCTGCCCCGGCATGCAACTGGGACTCTACGCTCTTGATTTGGCTGTGGCCCATCTTCTTCACTGTTTTACATGGCAGTTGCCTGATGGGATGAAACCGAGTGAGCTTGACATGAGTGATATGTTCGGGCTCACGGCTCCTCGGGCGACCCGGCTCATTGCGGTTCCAAACCCGCGTTTGTTGTGCCCGCTCTAA